The sequence TTGTTCTAGGGCATAAGGATGGATTATCAACGCATGGGACAAAGGAGGTATCTCCCTCAAGGGCCTTAATTATATCTGATATTTTTATACTAGAAGGATCTTTTACTAAGGTGAAGCCTCCACCTTTTCCTCTGCTACTTAAAACGAGCCCGCTTGAAGAAAGCTTTAGCATTATGTTTTCAAGATATCTAAGGGGTATGCCTTGTTTTTCAGAGATCTCCCTAAGGGATACAAAGCTTTTATCCTTATTCTTAGCAAGCTCTATCATCGCTCTTAACCCATATCTTGATATGGTAGAAAGCTTTATACTCATTTTTCTCACCTCTTACGTTATAAATACTATAATAATTATGATAAAAAGTCAAGGGAAAAATGCAAGAGCTTTTTGCGATTTTTGTAAGGGGTGTTGAGTTAAGCTTTGAGGAATTTTACTCATAGGCTCAAGAAGGCATTGCCTTCTTGAGCCTATTTTATTTAAACCCTTCCTAGGGTTCTTACAAACCACATTATGGTGCTTGGGAATATCATGGTTATAATTATGGCTAAAACCATAAGTATTATAAAAGGGACCACGCTTTTATATATCTCCTCCATTGATATATGTTCGGCTACTCCTTTAAAGTAGTATAATCCTAGTCCCACTGGGGGTGTTAAGTAGGAAACTAGAAGAAGGGAGCAGAAAACGACCCCCCACCATATGGGATCGTACTTTAATGCTACTATAGCTGGAGTTAGTATAGGCGTCATGATCATCGTTATGGATACAGGGTCAATGAACATGCCTAAAAAGAGGATCACCGCTGATGCGAAGACGATAACGGTTATCTCTGCTCCCGGAAGGGATGTCAAGAAGTTTACCATTAACCTTTTCCCTCCTATTCCTGAGAAGACCGAGCTAAAGGAGGATCCTGCTGCCATTATCCAACAAGCCATAGATGTAACCTTTAAAGTTACGATTAGGGAGTCGGTTAATACCTTTGCTGAGAGCTTTTTCCTTATAGCTACGTAAAATAGGCTTAAGAATGCTCCAACGCCAGAGGCCTCGGTAGGTGTGGCCATGCCTGTGAAGATGGAACCTAAGACTCCTAAGATTATTATTACCGGACCTATGATGAATCTTAAAGATGCTATTTTTTCCCATAGGGGGATCTCCTCTTCTATTACAGGTACCTTATCCTTATTAAATAGGCTCCAAACTACTATATAGGCTATGAATACTAAGGCCATTACGAGGCCAACGCCTAATCCACCTGCGAAGAGTTTCCCCACTGATACTCCAGCGACTGAACCATAGACTATCATATTGAAGCTTGGTGGGACTATTTGAGGGAGGCAACCTGCTGCTAGGATTGAGCCTATAGATAGCTTCCTATCATAGCCGTGCTTTTCCATTACAGGTAGAATTATGAGCGCTAAGGCTGATACCGCTGCTGCTATAACGCCAGACATGGCTCCTATAATGTATCCGAAGATGACGGCTATGATGGCTAGCGATCCTCTTATCTTGCCGAAGATATCGTATAAGGTTGTGAAGAGCTCCTCTGATACACCGCTCTTTTCAAGAAGCGCAGACATAAATACGAAGAGGGGTAAGGCTACTAAAGCCCAGTTGTTCATCAGCGTCCAAATCCCTTGAAATACGACATATAGTCCGCCCCATCCCCAGAAGGCTATCCCAAAGATTATGGATGTTAAAAAGAGCGCAAAGGCAACTGGCAGATTTAAAAGTATTATAGCAAACAGTGCTATAAACATTAAAAGTGGTGTAAAAGTTCCACTCATTTTATGGAAACCTCCTTCATTAAGGATATAGCTTGAAGTAATATCAATATTATGCCTATAACTGGAATCCACTTAAACCACCATATGGGTGGAGCGAACACTACTCCTAAGCTTGAATCTACCTCTCTCTGAACGAATGACTGGTAAGCTAATGGTAGGCTGACATAGATTATTATAAGACAGCAAGCTATGATTAAGATGTAGTTAATGATGTCAAGGGCTTTTCTGGCTTTCTGAGATAGCTTTTTATATATTATATCTACTGACACATGCCCCCCCTCTAAAAGGGTATATCCTCCTCCTAAAACGAATAGGCTACCGTAAAGCCAGACTGATACAAATATAACCCTTGCATCTGCTCTCCCTACGAAGTATCTTACTAAAACGCCATAGACCACTACGATGGTTAGTATCAAGCTTAAGTACATTAAGACCTTGCTTAATTTTGTGTTAAGTTTATTAATTATCTTCAACTTTATCACGCTCCTTAATTTAAGGATATTAAAAAGCCACCCAGGAAGCTACTCGCTTCCATGGGTGGCAATATGCATGGCTTGCTATAAATTAAGTGCTCTATAAGGTTATTTAACCAGCTCGGAAAGAGCCTTACTCCACTTTTCGTATCCTAACTCCTTCCAAAGCTTTATAAGCCTTAGGCAGAACTCTTTAGCTTCTGGGGATTTTGCCGCATAGTTAGAAAGTAGCTTTGCGCTAACTTCTATTACCTTATCCTGGTCCTGAGCCGGAAGCTCGCTTATTTTTGCTCCTGCAGCAATCCATTTCTGTCTGTATTCTTTATTAAGTTTTGCTACAAATTGGCTTCCC comes from Synergistota bacterium and encodes:
- a CDS encoding TRAP transporter small permease subunit, yielding MIKLKIINKLNTKLSKVLMYLSLILTIVVVYGVLVRYFVGRADARVIFVSVWLYGSLFVLGGGYTLLEGGHVSVDIIYKKLSQKARKALDIINYILIIACCLIIIYVSLPLAYQSFVQREVDSSLGVVFAPPIWWFKWIPVIGIILILLQAISLMKEVSIK
- a CDS encoding TRAP transporter large permease subunit, giving the protein MSGTFTPLLMFIALFAIILLNLPVAFALFLTSIIFGIAFWGWGGLYVVFQGIWTLMNNWALVALPLFVFMSALLEKSGVSEELFTTLYDIFGKIRGSLAIIAVIFGYIIGAMSGVIAAAVSALALIILPVMEKHGYDRKLSIGSILAAGCLPQIVPPSFNMIVYGSVAGVSVGKLFAGGLGVGLVMALVFIAYIVVWSLFNKDKVPVIEEEIPLWEKIASLRFIIGPVIIILGVLGSIFTGMATPTEASGVGAFLSLFYVAIRKKLSAKVLTDSLIVTLKVTSMACWIMAAGSSFSSVFSGIGGKRLMVNFLTSLPGAEITVIVFASAVILFLGMFIDPVSITMIMTPILTPAIVALKYDPIWWGVVFCSLLLVSYLTPPVGLGLYYFKGVAEHISMEEIYKSVVPFIILMVLAIIITMIFPSTIMWFVRTLGRV
- a CDS encoding Rrf2 family transcriptional regulator gives rise to the protein MSIKLSTISRYGLRAMIELAKNKDKSFVSLREISEKQGIPLRYLENIMLKLSSSGLVLSSRGKGGGFTLVKDPSSIKISDIIKALEGDTSFVPCVDNPSLCPRTNCCETRPLWVELKEAFWKVLDSRKLSDLLK